In the Gossypium arboreum isolate Shixiya-1 chromosome 10, ASM2569848v2, whole genome shotgun sequence genome, one interval contains:
- the LOC108488286 gene encoding leucine-rich repeat protein 1-like, with protein sequence MANRLSFSVPIFLTALLCMTVTCFNEDQTVLLQFKAHIASNPLNVWPYNWSSATSVCHWTGISCGINGRVTALNLPNMDLYGTILPSLGKLSLLSVLNVSGNSFHGHLPSELANLQLLELMDLSHNELSGGIPPWFGNLTKLQ encoded by the coding sequence ATGGCCAACAGACTGTCATTTTCTGTTCCGATCTTCTTGACAGCCTTATTATGTATGACTGTAACATGCTTTAACGAAGATCAAACTGTTCTTCTCCAATTCAAAGCCCATATTGCTTCTAATCCTCTAAATGTTTGGCCATACAACTGGTCCTCCGCAACCTCCGTTTGCCACTGGACTGGCATTTCTTGCGGCATTAATGGCCGAGTCACGGCCTTGAATCTTCCCAACATGGACCTGTACGGCACTATCCTTCCATCCTTGGGTAAGCTCTCGTTGTTGTCGGTTCTCAACGTGAGTGGGAACAGTTTCCATGGCCATTTGCCATCTGAATTGGCCAACTTGCAACTTTTGGAGCTCATGGATTTGAGCCACAATGAGCTTAGTGGTGGAATCCCTCCATGGTTTGGCAACTTAACCAAGCTTCAGTAG